A single genomic interval of Bacteroidia bacterium harbors:
- a CDS encoding adenylosuccinate synthase translates to MSKVDVLLGLQWGDEGKGKIVDVITPKYDVVARFQGGPNAGHTLEFNGRKHVLHTIPSGIFRDGIVNVVGNGVVIDPVIFKKEISGLNEQGLDVSDRLQISTRAHLILPSHRMLDAAAEAAKGTAKIGSTLKGIGPTYMDKTGRNGIRVGDIFEKDFEKKVDFLLEKHKQILDFHQFDYTELSSLLDTWMNSLDEIRKLKVINSEYEINHWLSQGRKILAEGAQGSLLDIDFGTYPFVTSSNTVCAGACTGLGIAPNKIGEVYGIFKAYSTRVGSGPFPTELLNETGEAIRAKGREFGSTTGRPRRCGWLDLPSLNYAIMINGVTQLLMMKADVLSGFETLQICTEYCVNGVNQAGIPFDMNTADINPVYQPVKGWMSDLTGITSEEFFPDELSQYIRFIEERTKTPISLVSLGPDRSQTVIR, encoded by the coding sequence ATGAGCAAGGTTGATGTTTTACTTGGTTTGCAATGGGGCGACGAAGGAAAAGGAAAAATTGTAGATGTAATCACGCCCAAATACGATGTGGTTGCCAGGTTTCAAGGGGGACCCAATGCCGGCCATACCCTGGAGTTTAATGGTCGTAAACACGTTCTTCATACCATTCCTTCCGGCATTTTCAGAGATGGAATTGTTAATGTGGTTGGTAACGGGGTTGTTATAGATCCGGTCATTTTCAAAAAAGAAATTTCAGGCCTGAATGAGCAAGGACTCGATGTAAGCGATCGCCTTCAAATTTCTACCCGGGCCCACCTGATTTTGCCTTCTCACCGCATGTTAGACGCTGCGGCAGAAGCTGCCAAAGGAACAGCAAAAATCGGTTCAACACTCAAAGGAATTGGTCCAACCTATATGGATAAAACCGGTAGAAACGGAATTCGGGTTGGCGATATCTTTGAAAAGGATTTTGAAAAAAAAGTAGACTTTCTTCTCGAAAAGCACAAGCAAATTCTGGATTTCCATCAGTTCGATTATACCGAACTCAGCTCCTTACTCGATACCTGGATGAATTCCCTGGATGAAATCAGAAAATTAAAGGTCATTAACAGCGAGTACGAAATTAACCATTGGTTAAGTCAAGGTCGTAAAATTTTGGCTGAAGGTGCCCAGGGTAGTCTGTTGGATATCGACTTTGGAACCTATCCATTTGTTACTTCTTCCAACACCGTTTGTGCCGGAGCCTGCACCGGACTTGGCATTGCTCCCAATAAAATTGGTGAAGTTTATGGAATTTTTAAGGCTTACAGTACCCGTGTCGGAAGTGGTCCTTTCCCTACCGAGTTGTTGAATGAAACCGGTGAAGCCATTCGTGCCAAAGGACGTGAGTTTGGAAGTACTACCGGACGTCCGCGCCGTTGTGGTTGGTTAGATTTACCTTCTTTGAACTATGCTATTATGATCAACGGGGTAACCCAATTATTGATGATGAAGGCCGATGTTTTAAGTGGTTTTGAAACCTTACAAATATGCACTGAATATTGCGTAAATGGAGTTAACCAGGCCGGAATACCGTTTGATATGAACACTGCCGACATCAATCCGGTTTACCAGCCTGTGAAGGGGTGGATGAGTGATTTAACCGGTATTACCTCCGAAGAATTTTTCCCCGACGAACTCAGCCAATACATCCGTTTCATTGAGGAGCGCACCAAAACTCCTATTTCTTTGGTTAGTTTAGGTCCCGACAGAAGTCAAACCGTAATTCGGTAA
- a CDS encoding pyridoxal-phosphate dependent enzyme, with protein sequence MSISISTSFQLPSPLQQVSHPLFKKYGVELSVKRDDLIHPEVSGNKWRKLVYNIREAELQGKTTILTFGGPYSNHLYATAKACQLLGFRSIGIIRGNYFPQLSSTLEFAQSCGMKLHFVSKSEFDSRLNLGFIEDLENRFGEFYLVPEGGANSFGVQGCSEILTEISSPFDWVATACGTATTLAGLILGLKPGQKALGVSVLKDGGSLEKYVETMILGRQADWEIVHQYAGNGYAKVDESLKKFKPEFENQTGIPLDWVYTAKLFFALTEELKKGRWKPGTKILALHTGGLQGNDGFLP encoded by the coding sequence ATGTCAATTTCTATTTCTACTTCTTTTCAACTGCCTTCTCCTCTTCAACAGGTTTCTCACCCATTGTTTAAAAAATATGGAGTGGAATTGAGCGTTAAGCGCGACGATTTAATTCATCCAGAAGTGTCCGGAAATAAATGGCGCAAATTGGTTTATAATATCAGAGAAGCTGAATTACAAGGTAAAACCACCATACTTACCTTTGGTGGACCTTACTCTAACCACCTTTACGCCACTGCTAAAGCATGCCAACTCTTAGGTTTCAGGTCTATCGGAATTATTAGGGGAAATTATTTTCCGCAATTAAGTTCAACCCTGGAGTTTGCTCAATCCTGTGGTATGAAGCTGCATTTTGTGAGTAAGTCCGAGTTTGACAGTCGCCTGAATTTGGGTTTCATAGAAGATTTAGAAAATAGGTTTGGTGAATTTTACTTGGTTCCGGAGGGTGGTGCCAATTCTTTTGGAGTACAAGGTTGCAGCGAAATACTTACTGAAATAAGCTCTCCATTTGATTGGGTTGCAACAGCCTGTGGAACAGCAACAACCTTAGCCGGTTTAATTCTGGGTTTAAAGCCCGGGCAGAAGGCCTTGGGCGTTTCGGTTCTAAAGGACGGTGGTAGTCTGGAAAAGTATGTTGAGACCATGATTTTAGGAAGGCAGGCCGATTGGGAGATAGTACACCAATACGCAGGTAATGGCTATGCCAAAGTGGATGAGAGCCTAAAAAAGTTTAAACCTGAATTTGAAAATCAAACCGGAATCCCGCTCGATTGGGTATATACTGCCAAGCTTTTTTTCGCACTAACCGAAGAACTTAAAAAGGGTAGGTGGAAGCCGGGAACCAAAATTTTAGCCTTGCATACCGGTGGTTTACAAGGAAATGATGGATTTTTGCCCTGA
- a CDS encoding PorV/PorQ family protein, with the protein MKELFPNWFENINWLVFFQVPNTRIWILLIGLVGGRCYFSKAQSSAYNYIRFTEDFLSHPNDIESNGMAGLGMVSSNPMSMQGISHNPALLAKKKKYWYARINNSFTKTSLFNNDLDLTYLSGAVSHGFDSLQGLALDFNYYGFGYIAQYDSVTSTLNKYYSRNYSVGIRYARQITSRCKVGLGLKYFYTNYGVGFKVNGKDIVAQGIATDWGINWSDNKSLPNGNRLSWGIGIMLQNMGPKVGIPNLSVSKAFLPQNFRLGANLCLLGKDLPNSLHLVVGYELNKWLVPTPPLRNGSTIIKGKDNNVSSFVGTFQSFADAPFGFKEELAEINHLLGLELHQKVDKKWFWAVRGGYSHSPKSKGGIPHFTLGATLAYREFSLACFVKINPDYKTTIVDQPLGFQLAYFFDR; encoded by the coding sequence TTGAAGGAATTGTTTCCAAATTGGTTTGAAAATATAAATTGGTTGGTTTTTTTTCAAGTACCAAACACACGAATATGGATATTACTTATTGGTTTGGTAGGAGGGAGATGTTATTTTTCTAAAGCCCAATCATCTGCCTACAATTATATTCGTTTTACAGAGGATTTTTTAAGTCATCCGAATGATATTGAATCCAATGGTATGGCCGGATTAGGAATGGTTTCCTCTAATCCTATGTCTATGCAAGGAATTAGTCATAACCCGGCTTTGCTTGCTAAAAAGAAAAAATATTGGTATGCCAGAATAAATAACTCATTTACCAAAACCAGCCTATTCAATAATGATTTGGATTTAACTTACCTATCGGGAGCCGTATCTCATGGTTTCGATTCCCTGCAAGGTTTAGCATTGGATTTCAACTACTATGGATTTGGATATATTGCCCAATATGATTCAGTTACCAGTACTTTGAATAAGTATTATTCCAGGAACTATTCGGTTGGAATTAGGTATGCCAGGCAAATAACTTCCAGATGCAAAGTCGGACTTGGTTTAAAATATTTTTACACCAACTATGGTGTTGGTTTTAAAGTTAACGGTAAGGATATTGTTGCTCAAGGTATTGCTACAGATTGGGGTATCAACTGGAGCGATAACAAATCTCTTCCCAATGGCAATAGGCTGAGCTGGGGAATTGGAATCATGCTTCAAAACATGGGCCCCAAAGTTGGCATACCTAATTTGTCGGTTTCAAAAGCCTTTTTACCGCAAAATTTTAGGTTGGGAGCAAACCTTTGCCTGTTAGGTAAGGATTTACCCAATTCCCTGCATTTGGTTGTTGGGTATGAGTTAAACAAATGGCTGGTACCAACTCCTCCTCTACGAAATGGCTCCACAATAATAAAGGGCAAAGACAACAATGTTTCTTCCTTTGTCGGTACCTTTCAATCCTTTGCGGATGCTCCTTTTGGATTTAAAGAAGAATTAGCTGAAATCAATCACCTGCTAGGATTAGAATTGCATCAAAAGGTCGATAAAAAATGGTTTTGGGCTGTTCGTGGCGGGTATTCTCATTCCCCTAAATCCAAGGGTGGAATACCACATTTTACCTTGGGAGCAACCCTGGCTTATCGCGAATTTTCCTTGGCTTGCTTCGTTAAAATAAATCCGGACTATAAAACTACCATCGTCGATCAACCTTTGGGTTTTCAATTGGCCTACTTTTTTGACCGTTAG
- the mazG gene encoding nucleoside triphosphate pyrophosphohydrolase, whose amino-acid sequence MDYSREKEQFERLLIIMDELREKCPWDKKQTIETLRPLTIEETYELADAILDKDYENIKKELGDILLHLVFYARIGREQGEFTMADSIDSLCQKLIHRHPHIYGEVKVDNEDQVKENWEKLKLKEGNKSILAGVPKSLPAMVKATRIQEKARAVGFDWEDKSQVWDKVNEELAELKVEIENNSPKEKLEDELGDVLFSMINYARFLNLDPESALERTNKKFIKRFNYLEAESKKDGKELTEMSLAEMDIYWNKAKSL is encoded by the coding sequence ATGGATTATTCGCGTGAAAAGGAACAGTTTGAGCGATTGTTAATTATTATGGATGAGCTCAGGGAGAAGTGTCCTTGGGATAAAAAGCAAACCATTGAAACATTGCGTCCATTAACCATTGAAGAAACATATGAATTGGCAGACGCAATTCTCGATAAGGATTACGAGAATATCAAAAAAGAACTAGGAGATATCCTGCTTCACTTGGTATTCTATGCCAGAATAGGAAGAGAACAAGGTGAATTTACCATGGCAGATTCGATTGATTCGCTCTGCCAAAAGTTAATTCACAGGCATCCGCACATATACGGGGAAGTGAAGGTGGATAATGAAGATCAGGTTAAAGAAAATTGGGAGAAGCTTAAACTTAAAGAAGGTAATAAATCGATTCTGGCAGGTGTGCCAAAATCGCTACCTGCCATGGTAAAGGCAACTCGTATTCAGGAAAAGGCCAGAGCCGTTGGTTTTGACTGGGAAGATAAAAGCCAGGTTTGGGATAAGGTAAACGAAGAATTGGCAGAATTGAAAGTTGAAATAGAAAATAATAGTCCAAAAGAAAAGCTGGAAGATGAATTGGGCGATGTGTTGTTTTCAATGATCAACTATGCTCGCTTTTTGAACCTTGATCCGGAAAGTGCGTTGGAAAGAACCAATAAGAAATTTATTAAACGTTTTAATTACTTGGAAGCCGAATCTAAAAAAGACGGAAAGGAGCTTACTGAAATGAGTCTGGCTGAAATGGATATTTATTGGAATAAAGCCAAAAGTCTTTAA